A single genomic interval of Anthonomus grandis grandis chromosome 17, icAntGran1.3, whole genome shotgun sequence harbors:
- the LOC126746655 gene encoding LOW QUALITY PROTEIN: palmitoyltransferase ZDHHC23 (The sequence of the model RefSeq protein was modified relative to this genomic sequence to represent the inferred CDS: deleted 1 base in 1 codon) has protein sequence MYNDDKDLCCCEDYDLSNERNHILACCCNCVDLDEVVDNFIKGKRVPEHNRAGFMNTMRDRLRVPWIGGAKQVTFDSLLPIFVLPTMFTIASFSLWWTVFSFSTVAMFHLLIFNFFIRTLPQTKFFFVWTATSIVLLYFIFEFVVIPFLEILVEENIALSILIFGFIMCLYLTKLRANQLTGMCENETEYNLNGKDIAGFYNCSICDSRIPDKDHHCVWFDCCISKHNQCLFLLSLFFAIAALLYSSNLTLTSVCHPFEFFKTILLPDDCSDVYYQFELGLSFVSAIYSILIAVCLSFILFQQIMLISLGIPLKDWNKLSIMSKLCLGLNTNRPHNRGIIKNWSRIMCQNTPKYMSVMNRDV, from the exons atGTATAACGATGACAAGGATTTGTGTTGCTGCGAA GATTATGATTTATCCAATGAAAGAAACCATATACTTGCCTGCTGTTGTAATTGCGTTGATTTAGACGAAGTTGTCGACAA TTTTATTAAAGGAAAACGAGTACCGGAACATAATAGGGCTGGATTTATGAACACCATGAGAGATCGACTGAGAGTCCCTTGGATCGGAGGGGCAAAGCAAGTGACTTTTGATTCCTTACttcctatttttgttttacccACCATGTTTACAATAGCCTCATTCTCCTTATGGTGGACAGTATTCTCCTTTTCGACTGTTGCCATGTTCCACCTacttatattcaatttttttatcaggACTCTACCTCAAACCAAGTTCTTCTTTGTGTGGACAGCTACCTCAATTGTTCTGCTTTATTTCATATTTGAATTTGTTGTCATTCCATTTCTAGAAATTCTAGTCGAAGAAAACATTGCCTTGAGTATCCTTATATTTGGGTTTATAATGTGCCTTTATCTGACAAAGTTGAGAGCCAATCAACTTACAGGAATGTGTGAAAATGAGACTGAGTATAACCTGAACGGGAAGGATATTGCAGGATTTTATAATTGTAGCATTTGTGATAGTAGGATACCTGATAAGGATCATCATTGTGTTTG gtttgatTGTTGTATAAGCAAACATAACCagtgtttatttttgttgtcGCTATTTTTTGCCATTGCGGCATTATTGTACAGCTCAAATCTAACCCTGACCTCTGTCTGCCATCCATTTGAGTTCTTTAAAACCATTCTGTTACCTGATGACTGTTCTGATGTGTATTATCAGTTTGA ATTGGGATTGTCATTTGTATCAGCAATCTACAGTATTCTAATAGCAGTTTGTCtgtcttttatattatttcagcaaataatgttaatttcttTAGGTATACCGTTAAAAGATTGGAATAAGTTATCTATTATGTCAAAATTGTGTCTTGGTTTAAACACTAACAGGCCCCATAATAGAGGCATTATTAAAAACTGGTCCAGAATAATGTGTCAAAATACTCCCAAATATATGTCAGTAATGAATAGAGACGTTTAG
- the LOC126746649 gene encoding COP9 signalosome complex subunit 7b isoform X1, protein MVVDKSTTTNALEQFVVLAKSAKGAACVELVKQALEAPGVYVFGELLDSPNVADLLNTHKIYLSTLNLFAYGTYKDYLANPQDFMQLSPAQKKKLQHLTIVTLATKSKCIPYDVLLKELEIKNVRDLEDLIIEAIYADIIHGKLDQKNSQLEVDYAIGRDIRPEDINTIVNCLQDWSSACDKVLHCVESQICRANSEKSSAMLRQLEIEQEIVNIKKTLKTQLQERSDGTDELMVVDSREAASSGDKGKKGQKVAKGKHTSKFWSKS, encoded by the exons ATGGTAGTAGACAAATCTACCACCACTAATGCCTTAGAGCAGTTTGTCGTTTTAGCTAAATCGGCAAAAGGGGCTGCCTGTGTCGAATTAGTCAAACAAGCCCTAGAAGCCCCAGGAGTTTATGTTTTTGGAGAGCTTTTGGACAGTCCCAATGTTGCAGAT CTGTTAAACacacacaaaatttatttaagtactttGAATTTGTTTGCCTATGGTACATACAAAGACTATTTGGCAAATCCCCAGGATTTTATGCAGCTATCCCCTGCTCAGAAAAAGAAGTTGCAACATCTTACCATTGTTACCCTTGCCACCAAGTCTAAG TGCATTCCCTATGACGTTCTGCTTAAggaattagaaataaaaaatgtaagagaTTTAGAAGACTTAATAATAGAGGCAATTTATGcag ATATAATCCATGGAAAGCTAGACCAAAAAAACAGTCAACTAGAAGTGGACTATGCCATTGGCCGAGATATAAGGCCAGAAGATATAAATACTATTGTTAATTGTTTGCAAGATTGGTCTTCTGCTTGTGACAAGGTTTTACACTGTGTGGAAAGTCAGATCTGTAGGGCCAATTCTGAGAAGAGTTCCGCTATGTTAAGGCAGTTGGAGATTGAGCAAGAa ATAGTCAAtataaagaaaacattaaaaacacaACTTCAGGAAAGGTCAGACGGGACAGATGAACTTATGGTGGTTGATAGTAGAGAAGCGGCTTCTAGTGGTGATAAAGGGAAAAAGGGACAGAAAGTTGCCAAAGGTAAACATACTAGCAAATTTTGGtcgaaatcttaa
- the LOC126746649 gene encoding COP9 signalosome complex subunit 7b isoform X2, which translates to MVVDKSTTTNALEQFVVLAKSAKGAACVELVKQALEAPGVYVFGELLDSPNVADLLNTHKIYLSTLNLFAYGTYKDYLANPQDFMQLSPAQKKKLQHLTIVTLATKSKCIPYDVLLKELEIKNVRDLEDLIIEAIYADIIHGKLDQKNSQLEVDYAIGRDIRPEDINTIVNCLQDWSSACDKVLHCVESQICRANSEKSSAMLRQLEIEQEIVNIKKTLKTQLQERSDGTDELMVVDSREAASSGDKGKKGQKVAKGLKILR; encoded by the exons ATGGTAGTAGACAAATCTACCACCACTAATGCCTTAGAGCAGTTTGTCGTTTTAGCTAAATCGGCAAAAGGGGCTGCCTGTGTCGAATTAGTCAAACAAGCCCTAGAAGCCCCAGGAGTTTATGTTTTTGGAGAGCTTTTGGACAGTCCCAATGTTGCAGAT CTGTTAAACacacacaaaatttatttaagtactttGAATTTGTTTGCCTATGGTACATACAAAGACTATTTGGCAAATCCCCAGGATTTTATGCAGCTATCCCCTGCTCAGAAAAAGAAGTTGCAACATCTTACCATTGTTACCCTTGCCACCAAGTCTAAG TGCATTCCCTATGACGTTCTGCTTAAggaattagaaataaaaaatgtaagagaTTTAGAAGACTTAATAATAGAGGCAATTTATGcag ATATAATCCATGGAAAGCTAGACCAAAAAAACAGTCAACTAGAAGTGGACTATGCCATTGGCCGAGATATAAGGCCAGAAGATATAAATACTATTGTTAATTGTTTGCAAGATTGGTCTTCTGCTTGTGACAAGGTTTTACACTGTGTGGAAAGTCAGATCTGTAGGGCCAATTCTGAGAAGAGTTCCGCTATGTTAAGGCAGTTGGAGATTGAGCAAGAa ATAGTCAAtataaagaaaacattaaaaacacaACTTCAGGAAAGGTCAGACGGGACAGATGAACTTATGGTGGTTGATAGTAGAGAAGCGGCTTCTAGTGGTGATAAAGGGAAAAAGGGACAGAAAGTTGCCAAAG gtttaaagattCTTCGTTAA
- the LOC126746653 gene encoding uncharacterized protein LOC126746653: MMESQKICSILEKRENKCLKPVHLAAYLLEPNQRGNNLTEAENLVATEFIYETARRHPKYSSEVGLIMEALAQYKIRDGNLFAKEFVISSEKSMSEHIWWAGICASSKISRLAIDILNLPSSTAASERTFSTYGFIHRQRRNRLTVERAKKLTYVAHNYNSLNEDHSRREKATEDSEEEIEKEDLGFEIIDLTELTKEKEESDDKVGDDEDDLPLSTLLCSSF, translated from the coding sequence ATGATGGAATCCCAGAAAATATGTTCAATTCTTGAAAAAcgagaaaataaatgtttaaaacccGTTCATCTGGCTGCTTACCTATTAGAACCAAACCAACGTGGCAACAATTTAACTGAAGCTGAAAATTTAGTTGCGACGGAGTTCATCTATGAAACTGCAAGGCGTCATCCAAAATATTCTTCAGAAGTAGGTCTTATTATGGAAGCACTTGCACAGTACAAAATTAGAGATGGTAATCTTTTTGCTAAGGAATTTGTTATTTCCAGCGAAAAATCTATGTCTGAGCATATTTGGTGGGCAGGAATTTGCGCCAGTTCTAAAATAAGTAGATTGGCTATAGACATTCTAAATTTACCATCGTCAACAGCCGCATCCGAAAGAACGTTTAGTACTTATGGATTTATTCATCGGCAAAGAAGAAACAGGCTTACCGTGGAAAGAGCCAAAAAACTAACCTATGTTGCCCATAATTATAATTCACTAAATGAAGATCATTCAAGAAGAGAAAAAGCTACTGAGGATTCTgaggaagaaattgaaaaagaagatCTCGGTTTCGAAATTATAGACTTGACTGAATTAACCAAGGAGAAAGAAGAATCAGATGATAAGGTTGGGGATGATGAGGATGATTTACCATTATCCACTCTATTATGTAGTTCATTCTGA